A stretch of Leptotrichia sp. oral taxon 215 str. W9775 DNA encodes these proteins:
- the ulaG gene encoding L-ascorbate 6-phosphate lactonase, with protein MAKLDEITRESWILSTFPEWGTWLNEEIEETKVEPGKVAMWWLGNMGLWVKTEGNANICMDLWVATGKRTGKNKLMKPKHQHQRAVGCVALQPNLRTTPCVIDPFAIKELDALMATHSHSDHIDQNVAAAVLQNCPEAKFIGPKTCTDIWRKWGVPEEKLITVRPGDVVTVKDAKIRALESFDRTMLLTVAEDVVLKDKLPPDMDDMAVNYLIETEAGNIYNAGDSHHSNYFVKHGNENKVDVAFVGFGENPRGMTDKLTSSDVLRVAEELKTQVVIPIHHDIWSNFMADPKEITLLWNYRKDRMKYKFKPYIWQPGGKFVFPDNKDDMEYMYPRGFEDAFTIEPDLPFKSFL; from the coding sequence ATGGCTAAATTAGACGAAATAACAAGAGAATCTTGGATTTTAAGTACTTTTCCTGAGTGGGGAACTTGGTTAAATGAAGAAATCGAAGAAACAAAGGTTGAGCCTGGAAAAGTTGCTATGTGGTGGCTTGGAAATATGGGACTTTGGGTAAAAACTGAAGGAAATGCAAATATCTGTATGGATCTTTGGGTTGCAACAGGAAAAAGAACAGGTAAAAATAAATTAATGAAACCTAAACATCAGCATCAGAGAGCAGTAGGATGTGTGGCATTACAGCCAAACTTGAGAACTACTCCTTGCGTTATAGATCCTTTTGCTATAAAGGAACTTGATGCCCTTATGGCTACTCACTCACACAGTGACCATATAGATCAGAATGTAGCGGCTGCAGTTCTTCAAAACTGTCCTGAAGCAAAATTCATAGGGCCTAAGACTTGTACAGATATATGGAGAAAATGGGGTGTACCTGAAGAAAAACTTATAACTGTAAGACCTGGAGATGTAGTGACTGTTAAGGATGCAAAAATAAGAGCTCTTGAATCTTTCGACAGAACAATGCTTCTTACAGTAGCTGAAGATGTTGTTTTAAAAGACAAACTTCCACCTGATATGGATGATATGGCAGTTAACTACCTGATTGAAACAGAAGCAGGTAATATATATAATGCAGGAGATTCACACCACTCAAACTATTTTGTAAAACATGGAAATGAAAATAAAGTTGATGTGGCATTTGTAGGATTTGGAGAAAATCCAAGAGGAATGACAGATAAATTAACTTCTTCAGATGTACTGAGAGTAGCTGAGGAATTAAAAACTCAAGTTGTAATACCAATACACCACGATATATGGTCTAACTTTATGGCTGATCCGAAAGAAATTACTTTATTGTGGAATTATAGAAAAGACAGAATGAAATACAAATTTAAACCATATATATGGCAACCAGGAGGAAAATTTGTATTCCCTGATAACAAAGATGATATGGAATATATGTATCCAAGAGGATTTGAAGATGCGTTCACTATAGAACCTGATTTACCATTCAAATCATTCTTATAG
- a CDS encoding IS91 family transposase, which yields MTNKYIIQNKLKYIFSNNNILLNFIDFCKKNNIRTNHLKYIIHSIDKFLACRDMSKGFIKFKYPLCPIIHKFPLTCKSKLCPSCGFKYSKIWSQNIMKHILNIEHRHVLFTIPKECRQFFFYDRNLLSKLSVTVNEIFKFTFHNISKKNLRKNKISKYSKKYFTDSDILHYGLISIIHTFGRDLKWNPHIHAIVSLGGFTKNFDFRKMRHFNVDTIAGQWKYHVLKIIQNGEYNDSKIKKKALDTVSKLYREDKRFFFNVGEGNINNTKGIIRYLGRYLARSPIAEYKITEIDDDKVTFFFNDLANNKKKTFITMSAEKFISQILIHLPPKNFKMVNRYGFYSRHISDKLKKAMQPFKKNIVVSKYSFYQRQMYITFGMNPFFCPECKIRMIVWEFYHYLYPPLKKYH from the coding sequence ATGACAAACAAATATATCATCCAAAATAAACTGAAATATATCTTCAGTAATAACAACATTCTACTAAATTTTATTGATTTTTGTAAGAAAAATAATATCAGGACAAATCATCTTAAATATATTATACACTCTATCGATAAGTTCCTCGCTTGTAGAGATATGTCCAAGGGTTTCATTAAATTTAAATACCCTCTCTGTCCCATTATCCACAAGTTCCCTCTTACTTGTAAGTCTAAGCTTTGTCCTTCATGTGGTTTCAAATATTCCAAAATCTGGTCTCAGAATATTATGAAACATATTCTGAATATTGAACATCGGCATGTTCTCTTTACTATCCCTAAAGAATGCAGACAATTTTTCTTCTATGACAGAAACCTCCTCTCAAAGCTTTCTGTCACTGTTAATGAAATCTTTAAGTTCACCTTCCATAACATCAGTAAGAAAAATCTGAGAAAAAATAAAATATCAAAATATTCCAAAAAATATTTCACTGACTCTGACATCCTGCACTATGGCCTCATTTCAATTATACATACCTTCGGAAGAGATCTTAAATGGAATCCACATATCCATGCCATTGTTTCTCTGGGAGGATTTACTAAAAATTTTGACTTCAGGAAAATGAGACATTTTAATGTGGATACTATTGCTGGTCAATGGAAGTACCATGTCCTCAAAATTATTCAGAATGGAGAATATAATGATAGTAAAATTAAAAAGAAGGCCTTGGACACTGTTTCCAAACTTTACAGGGAAGACAAAAGATTCTTCTTTAATGTCGGTGAAGGTAACATCAACAACACAAAGGGTATTATCAGATATCTCGGAAGATACCTCGCCCGTTCTCCTATTGCCGAATACAAGATTACTGAAATTGATGATGATAAAGTTACTTTCTTTTTCAATGATTTAGCTAACAATAAAAAGAAAACTTTCATTACAATGTCTGCCGAAAAATTTATCTCACAGATTCTCATTCACCTACCTCCTAAAAACTTTAAAATGGTAAACAGGTACGGCTTTTATTCAAGACATATTTCCGATAAACTTAAAAAGGCTATGCAGCCTTTTAAGAAAAATATTGTCGTATCAAAATATTCATTTTATCAGAGACAGATGTACATAACTTTTGGAATGAATCCCTTTTTCTGTCCTGAATGTAAAATCAGGATGATTGTATGGGAATTCTATCATTATCTTTATCCGCCACTTAAAAAGTATCATTAA
- a CDS encoding type II toxin-antitoxin system RelE/ParE family toxin, protein MKDFYKVLYKKETKKFLKKNPKVGYRFLKNFEELAKDFHQNYKNFDINVYNSISNAFRMRIGDYRAIFLVKETEIKIIEVIKIDSRGSSYKK, encoded by the coding sequence TTGAAAGATTTTTACAAGGTTCTTTATAAAAAAGAAACTAAAAAATTTTTAAAGAAAAATCCTAAAGTGGGATACAGATTCTTAAAAAATTTTGAAGAATTAGCAAAAGACTTTCATCAAAATTATAAAAATTTTGATATTAATGTTTATAATTCTATTTCTAATGCCTTTAGAATGCGTATAGGAGACTATAGAGCAATATTTTTGGTAAAAGAAACTGAAATAAAGATTATTGAAGTAATAAAAATCGATAGTCGTGGCAGTTCTTATAAAAAATAA